The genomic DNA CTGGCCGATCTCGACGAAATACTGCCGCGCCATCTTGAGCGCTGCCTCGACCGCTTCCGAACCGCCCGAGACGAAATAGACGTGGCTGATGCCGGCCGGGGCATCCGCGACGAGCCGGTCGGCCAAGGCTTCGGCGACTTCGCTGGTGAAGAAGCTGGTGTGGGCATAGGCAAGTCGGTCGGCCTGCCTGTGCATGGCGGCAAGAACATCGGGATGGCCGTGGCCGAGGCACGAAACGGCGGCGCCGCCGGACGCGTCGATATAGGCGCGTCCGTCCGTATCGAAGAGCTCGATGCCCTTGCCGCCGCTGGCGACGGGAAGCGAGGCGTGGATCTGGCGATGCAGGATATGGGTCATGCTTTCCTCCGGCCGCGCGGCGGCAAGATGTGGATGTCGAGTTGGGACAGTTGGTCCTCGGTGCGGCGAATGGCGGCAAGCGCCTTTTCCCCGCCCTTTCCGGCAATCAGCGCCGCGAGGACCTCGCCGACCACGAAGGCAGGCGACATGGTGTGGAAGAAGGACGGGCTTTCCGTCGGAACCAGCACCGACAGCCCGGCGAGACCGGCGAGCGGCGAGACGGCGCTGTCGGTGAGCGCGATCACCGGCACGCCGCCGGCTGCGGCGCGGCGGGCAAGATCGACGGTCAGCCTGGTATAGGGTGCGACGCTGACGACAAACAGCACGTCTTGCGCGGTCGCCAGGCGAATGGCGTCGGTGCCAGTCCCGGATGCGCCGTCCAGCATCACGGCTTTCTCGCCAAGGAAGGACATGACGTAGCCGAAATGCGCGGCGACCGGATGGCTGGAGCGGAGGCCGAGGCAGAATATCCGGCGTGCTGCGTGCAGCCGCTCGGCCGCCGCGGCAAGCGAATCGAGCCGCTCCGGCTCGCCAAGTTCGGCGATCTGGCTCGACAGTGATTTTATCATCTCGGCGGCCAATGCCCGGTCGCCGACCTCGCTTTGCCGCGCGAGCTGCGTGCCGGCCTTGCCGGCAAAGCCGAGTTCGCCCTGCCGCATGGCGTTGGCGTAAAGCGAACGCAGCGGCTCGTAGCCGTCAAAGCCCAGCCGCTTTGCCAAGCGCACCATCGTCCACGGCTGCAGACCGGCGCGGCGCGCCTGCTCGCGCATCGACAGCAGCGCGACATCCTCGGGATTGTCGAGAAGATAGCGGGCGGCGTCCTGAAGCTGCGACGGCAAGGCATCGAAAACTTCGACGATGGCATCGGTGAGCGGCGCGCGGATCATGCCGCCAACCATAGACGCGAATGCGAGATCATGCAATATATGTAGCAATTGATAATTTTATGCAACAAATGGAGCAAGCCGTGGAAGATGGTGCAAACCAAGGGCAGACTGGTTCCGGGCGCTCCGATCCCGTAGCAATCGCCGTGGCGCCAAACGGCGGCCGGCGCACTAAAGCAGATCATCCGGCTTTGCCGATTACGCCGGCTGAGTTGGCGGATGTGGCCGCGGCCTCGCTCGATGCCGGCGCCGCCATGATCCATGTCCATGTCCGCGGCCGCGACGGTCGCCACCTGCTCGACGCCGAGGCCTATCGGGCCGCGACTGCCGCGATCAGGGCGAGCGTCGGCGACAGGCTCGTTCTCCAGATCACCAGTGAGGCGCTGGGTATCTATAGGCCGGAGCAGCAGATGCGGGTGGCGCTGGAAGTACGCCCCGAAGCGGTTTCGCTGGCCTTGCGCGAGCTCGTGCCCGACCAAGCGCATGAAGCGGCTTTCGCGTCGTTCCTCGAGACGCTGCGCAGGGAGAAGGTCACGCCGCAGATCATCCTCTATACCCCCGAGGAGGCCACCTATCTCGCGGCGCTCGCCGGCCGAGGCCTGATCCCCTTCGACAACCTGCCGGTTCTCTACGTGCTCGGCCGCTATACGGTCGGGCAGACGTCCCGTCCCGCCGACCTGCTGCCGTTCCTGGCGCCCGGCATTCCGGCATCCGGCCATTGGATGGTCTGCGCCTTTGGCGGTCAGGAGACCGCATGCGTCACCGCCGCGGCCCTGCTCGGCGGGCATGCGCGTGTCGGATTCGAGAACAATCTCTTCCTGCCCAATGGGACACCGGCTTTCGGAAATCAGGACCTGGTCGCGGCCGCCAAGCGAGCGGTCGAAGCTTGCGGGCTGCCCCTCGCCGACGCGGACACGCTTAGGAACCAATGGGGCGCTGCCTAGAGCATCTGAATTTTTTGCTGGCGGGGCTCCCTTGTCGGATTCAACCACCATTGCCGCAATATGCAAATATCAAATGCATATTGCTATTAAATGCATTTTCAATTTGCGATATCGGATCGACAGTGTTAGGCTTCCAGCGCAATTCCAACAAAAAGGGGAACCCGAAAAATGAA from Mesorhizobium sp. M1E.F.Ca.ET.045.02.1.1 includes the following:
- a CDS encoding MurR/RpiR family transcriptional regulator; translated protein: MIRAPLTDAIVEVFDALPSQLQDAARYLLDNPEDVALLSMREQARRAGLQPWTMVRLAKRLGFDGYEPLRSLYANAMRQGELGFAGKAGTQLARQSEVGDRALAAEMIKSLSSQIAELGEPERLDSLAAAAERLHAARRIFCLGLRSSHPVAAHFGYVMSFLGEKAVMLDGASGTGTDAIRLATAQDVLFVVSVAPYTRLTVDLARRAAAGGVPVIALTDSAVSPLAGLAGLSVLVPTESPSFFHTMSPAFVVGEVLAALIAGKGGEKALAAIRRTEDQLSQLDIHILPPRGRRKA
- a CDS encoding 3-keto-5-aminohexanoate cleavage protein, which codes for MEQAVEDGANQGQTGSGRSDPVAIAVAPNGGRRTKADHPALPITPAELADVAAASLDAGAAMIHVHVRGRDGRHLLDAEAYRAATAAIRASVGDRLVLQITSEALGIYRPEQQMRVALEVRPEAVSLALRELVPDQAHEAAFASFLETLRREKVTPQIILYTPEEATYLAALAGRGLIPFDNLPVLYVLGRYTVGQTSRPADLLPFLAPGIPASGHWMVCAFGGQETACVTAAALLGGHARVGFENNLFLPNGTPAFGNQDLVAAAKRAVEACGLPLADADTLRNQWGAA